One segment of Alnus glutinosa chromosome 2, dhAlnGlut1.1, whole genome shotgun sequence DNA contains the following:
- the LOC133860890 gene encoding reticulon-like protein B17 isoform X2: MDSTPPSHRWSRIKSASRLGRIGDLNVESEESPNLSLDLVPSPTPKKTPSPSKLSVRTPNSLPLQELLLLSGSPLRKSRTRLDMGEEPVDPAGSRRRPCKSRTTQMGLLGCASPRNARRSRRRSELEIREEKELGLVEEIGKLRKRRHSGRSKKEKLSLVPSMPSSASSPNEDGGNLDRIGQLITDLIMWRDVAKSSLWFGFGTLCILSSCFTSGINFSIFSAISQLGLLILGASFFSNSISQRNNIEKKRDLKLKEDDIFRLAKAILPATNLAISKTREIFSGEPSMTLKVAPFLVLGAEYGHLITLWRLCAIGFFISFTIPKLYSCYSSQINQKVECLKWWALEAWGACSHKKIVAASAVTAFWNLSTLKTRIFTAFICLVILRYCRQHLAPKLEEEGEAEEGGEQGQQQQQQALVVVGQGCPKIVA, from the exons ATGGATTCAACGCCGCCTTCTCATCGATGGTCTCGAATAAAATCGGCCTCTCGTCTCGGAAGAATTGGAGATCTCAATGTCGAAAGTGAAGAGTCTCCCAATCTCTCCCTTGATCTCGTCCCATCGCCAACACCCAAGAAGACCCCATCACCATCCAAATTGTCTGTAAGAACTCCCAATTCTCTTCCCCTTCAAGAGCTCTTGCTTCTTTCAGGTTCTCCACTACGAAAATCCAGGACCCGTCTCGACATGGGTGAGGAGCCGGTGGATCCCGCAGGTTCTCGCCGGCGGCCGTGCAAAAGTAGGACAACTCAAATGGGTCTACTGGGTTGTGCCTCGCCGAGGAATGCTCGAAGGTCCAGGAGGCGATCAGAGCTTGAGATTCGAGAAGAGAAGGAATTGGGATTGGTGGAAGAGATTGGAAAGCTAAGGAAAAGGAGGCATAGTGGGCGGTCGAAGAAGGAGAAGCTGAGTTTAGTTCCTTCTATGCCTTCCTCAGCTTCATCTCCAA atgaagatggaGGCAATCTTGATAGAATTGGGCAGCTTATAACTGATTTGATTATGTGGAGAGATGTTGCCAAGTCAAGCCTTTGGTTCGGCTTTGGAACTCTTTGTATCTTGTCTTCATGCTTTACTAGTGGAATCAACTTTAG CATTTTCTCGGCGATATCCCAACTGGGACTTTTGATTTTGGGTGCATCATTCTTCTCGAATTCAATCAGTCAGAG AAACAATATCGAAAAGAAGCGCGATCTTAAGCTTAAAGAAGATGACATTTTTCGTCTTGCTAAAGCGATACTTCCAGCTACAAATCTTGCAATTTCAAAGACAAGAGAGATCTTCTCAGGAGAGCCATCCATGACTCTCAAA GTAGCTCCATTCCTAGTTTTAGGAGCTGAGTATGGGCACCTTATAACACTATGGAGGCTCTGCGCAATTG GATTTTTTATCAGCTTCACTATCCCAAAACTGTATTCATGCTACTCCAGTCAGATAAACCAAAAAG TTGAGTGCTTGAAATGGTGGGCGTTGGAAGCATGGGGTGCTTGCTCTCACAAGAAGATTGTGGCTGCATCAGCTGTCACAGCCTTTTGGAATCTGTCAACTCTAAAAACCCGTATTTTCACAG CATTTATATGTCTGGTTATACTTCGATACTGCCGACAGCATCTAGCACcgaaattggaagaagaaggtgaagcaGAAGAAGGGGGGGAACAAGGgcagcaacagcagcagcagGCATTGGTTGTGGTGGGACAAGGTTGCCCAAAAATAGTAGCTTGA
- the LOC133861718 gene encoding small ribosomal subunit protein uS9c, which translates to MSISLSSLTSSLSSLSFSSQISHKPNSLSFPRPKPFSLSRVTATAPSLVALASAAPPAELETTNLKKYVKSRLPGGFAAQTIIGTGRRKCAIARVVLQEGNGKVIINYRDAKEYLQGNPLWLQYVKVPLVSLGYESSYDVFVKAHGGGLSGQAQAISLGIARALLRVSEDHRVPLRKEGLLTRDSRVVERKKVGLKKARKAPQFSKR; encoded by the exons ATGTCAATTTCCTTATCATCACTCACCTCGTCCCTCTCTTCCCTCTCGTTTTCCTCCCAAATTTCCCACAAACCAAATAGCCTCTCTTTCCCTCGGCCAAAGCCTTTCTCGCTCTCGCGCGTGACCGCCACTGCCCCTTCTCTCGTCGCCCTCGCCTCCGCGGCTCCCCCGGCTGAGCTGGAGACGACGAACCTCAAGAAGTACGTGAAATCAAGGCTTCCCGGTGGCTTCGCCGCCCAAACGATCATCGGCACTGGCCGCCGGAAATGTGCCATCGCTCGCGTCGTCCTCCAAGAAGGCAACGGCAAAGTTATCATCAACTACCGCGACGCCAAG GAATATCTTCAAGGCAATCCATTGTGGCTTCAGTATGTCAAAGTCCCATTGGTAAGTTTGGGATACGAAAGTAGTTATGATGTGTTTGTCAAAGCTCACGGGGGTGGCCTCTCTGGTCAAGCCCAGGCAATCTCCCTTGGCATTGCTCGTGCACTGCTACGGGTGAGTGAGGACCACAGGGTCCCTCTGAGAAAGGAAGGGCTTCTGACCAGGGACTCCAGAGTTGTTGAGAGGAAGAAAGTTGGTCTCAAGAAAGCTCGCAAAGCCCCACAGTTCTCCAAACGTTGA
- the LOC133860890 gene encoding reticulon-like protein B18 isoform X1 produces the protein MDSTPPSHRWSRIKSASRLGRIGDLNVESEESPNLSLDLVPSPTPKKTPSPSKLSVRTPNSLPLQELLLLSGSPLRKSRTRLDMGEEPVDPAGSRRRPCKSRTTQMGLLGCASPRNARRSRRRSELEIREEKELGLVEEIGKLRKRRHSGRSKKEKLSLVPSMPSSASSPKTEDEDGGNLDRIGQLITDLIMWRDVAKSSLWFGFGTLCILSSCFTSGINFSIFSAISQLGLLILGASFFSNSISQRNNIEKKRDLKLKEDDIFRLAKAILPATNLAISKTREIFSGEPSMTLKVAPFLVLGAEYGHLITLWRLCAIGFFISFTIPKLYSCYSSQINQKVECLKWWALEAWGACSHKKIVAASAVTAFWNLSTLKTRIFTAFICLVILRYCRQHLAPKLEEEGEAEEGGEQGQQQQQQALVVVGQGCPKIVA, from the exons ATGGATTCAACGCCGCCTTCTCATCGATGGTCTCGAATAAAATCGGCCTCTCGTCTCGGAAGAATTGGAGATCTCAATGTCGAAAGTGAAGAGTCTCCCAATCTCTCCCTTGATCTCGTCCCATCGCCAACACCCAAGAAGACCCCATCACCATCCAAATTGTCTGTAAGAACTCCCAATTCTCTTCCCCTTCAAGAGCTCTTGCTTCTTTCAGGTTCTCCACTACGAAAATCCAGGACCCGTCTCGACATGGGTGAGGAGCCGGTGGATCCCGCAGGTTCTCGCCGGCGGCCGTGCAAAAGTAGGACAACTCAAATGGGTCTACTGGGTTGTGCCTCGCCGAGGAATGCTCGAAGGTCCAGGAGGCGATCAGAGCTTGAGATTCGAGAAGAGAAGGAATTGGGATTGGTGGAAGAGATTGGAAAGCTAAGGAAAAGGAGGCATAGTGGGCGGTCGAAGAAGGAGAAGCTGAGTTTAGTTCCTTCTATGCCTTCCTCAGCTTCATCTCCAA aaaccgaagatgaagatggaGGCAATCTTGATAGAATTGGGCAGCTTATAACTGATTTGATTATGTGGAGAGATGTTGCCAAGTCAAGCCTTTGGTTCGGCTTTGGAACTCTTTGTATCTTGTCTTCATGCTTTACTAGTGGAATCAACTTTAG CATTTTCTCGGCGATATCCCAACTGGGACTTTTGATTTTGGGTGCATCATTCTTCTCGAATTCAATCAGTCAGAG AAACAATATCGAAAAGAAGCGCGATCTTAAGCTTAAAGAAGATGACATTTTTCGTCTTGCTAAAGCGATACTTCCAGCTACAAATCTTGCAATTTCAAAGACAAGAGAGATCTTCTCAGGAGAGCCATCCATGACTCTCAAA GTAGCTCCATTCCTAGTTTTAGGAGCTGAGTATGGGCACCTTATAACACTATGGAGGCTCTGCGCAATTG GATTTTTTATCAGCTTCACTATCCCAAAACTGTATTCATGCTACTCCAGTCAGATAAACCAAAAAG TTGAGTGCTTGAAATGGTGGGCGTTGGAAGCATGGGGTGCTTGCTCTCACAAGAAGATTGTGGCTGCATCAGCTGTCACAGCCTTTTGGAATCTGTCAACTCTAAAAACCCGTATTTTCACAG CATTTATATGTCTGGTTATACTTCGATACTGCCGACAGCATCTAGCACcgaaattggaagaagaaggtgaagcaGAAGAAGGGGGGGAACAAGGgcagcaacagcagcagcagGCATTGGTTGTGGTGGGACAAGGTTGCCCAAAAATAGTAGCTTGA
- the LOC133860762 gene encoding probable aminotransferase TAT2, whose translation MEQGHKRWGFQGNQKLNASSIAIRGVLNQLLANRDKDDQRSTIILGGADPTMYPSYRTTPSAVDAITDAVWSFKFNCYPPTVGVAQGKIAVAEHLSKDVPYQLSADDVYLTVGCTQAIEIVVSVLARPGANILLPRPGYPQYEARAGCSNLEARHFDLLPEKGWEVDLDSVEALADGNTVAMVIINPSNPCGNVFTAQHLKKIAETARKLGIFVISDEVYGHLAFGSNPFVPMGVFGSIVPVVTLGSISKRWIVPGWRLGWIVTSDPNGIFQQSGFVESLRSYLDITTDPPTFIQGALTQILEQTKEDFFPKILNLMREAVDLLYEKIKEIPCLTCPHKPEGSMVVMVKLNLSLLEGFTDDVDFCMKLAKEESVVVLPGIAVGLKNWLRISFAVEHSLLDDALGRIKAFYYRHAKKE comes from the exons ATGGAGCAGGGACACAAGAGATGGGGTTTCCAGGGGAACCAAAAGCTAAACGCTTCCTCCATCGCCATCCGAGGTGTTCTCAACCAGCTGCTGGCAAATCGTGACAAGGACGATCAACGGTCCACAATCATTCTCGGCGGTGCTGACCCTACAATGTATCCCAGCTATCGGACCACCCCTTCAGCTGTGGATGCCATTACTGATGCTGTCTGGTCCTTTAAGTTCAATTGCTACCCTCCCACCGTTGGTGTTGCTCAGGGAAAGAT AGCTGTTGCAGAACATCTTTCGAAAGATGTTCCATACCAATTATCAGCAGATGATGTGTATCTCACAGTTGGTTGCACGCAAGCAATAGAAATTGTGGTATCTGTCCTTGCGCGCCCTGGCGCCAACATTCTGCTGCCCAGACCAGGTTACCCGCAATATGAAGCTCGTGCGGGTTGCAGTAACCTTGAAGCTCGCCACTTCGATCTTCTGCCCGAAAAGGGTTGGGAGGTTGATCTTGATTCTGTCGAAGCTCTTGCGGATGGGAATACAGTGGCTATGGTTATCATCAATCCCAGCAATCCATGTGGGAATGTCTTTACAGCCCAACATTTGAAAAAG ATTGCAGAGACTGCTAGAAAACTTGGGATTTTTGTGATTTCAGATGAAGTTTATGGCCATCTAGCTTTTGGGAGTAATCCGTTTGTGCCCATGGGAGTGTTCGGATCGATTGTACCTGTTGTAACACTTGGGTCGATATCAAAGAGATGGATTGTTCCTGGATGGCGACTTGGTTGGATCGTGACAAGTGACCCCAATGGCATCTTTCAACAATCCGGG TTTGTGGAGAGCCTCAGGAGCTATCTCGACATCACCACTGACCCCCCAACCTTCATCCAG GGGGCACTTACCCAAATCCTTGAGCAAACTAAggaggatttctttccaaaaattctAAACCTAATGAGAGAAGCCGTAGACCTTTTATatgagaaaattaaagagattCCTTGCCTGACTTGTCCACACAAACCAGAAGGGTCCATGGTTGTAATG GTGAAGCTAAATCTATCACTACTTGAAGGCTTTACTGATGATGTGGACTTCTGTATGAAGTTGGCCAAGGAGGAATCCGTGGTTGTTCTGCCAG GGATTGCCGTTGGACTGAAGAATTGGCTTCGAATTTCTTTTGCCGTTGAGCATTCTTTGCTTGACGATGCCCTTGGAAGGATAAAAGCCTTCTACTACAGGCATGCCAAGAAGGAATAA